A genome region from Alteripontixanthobacter maritimus includes the following:
- a CDS encoding thermonuclease family protein produces the protein MITTALAIALCPAPPAVRVTCVVDGDTVWIDREKIRIAGIDAPETRARCRREKQLASAATHRLVALLNEGPIHIRRTGRDRFDRTLANLTVNGRDVGKLMVSGGYARQWTGRRETWC, from the coding sequence ATGATAACCACCGCCCTAGCCATAGCCCTATGCCCAGCCCCGCCTGCTGTTCGGGTTACGTGCGTAGTGGATGGCGACACAGTGTGGATCGATCGGGAGAAAATCCGCATCGCCGGTATAGACGCGCCCGAAACCAGAGCGCGATGCAGACGGGAAAAGCAGCTCGCCAGTGCCGCTACACACAGGCTTGTCGCGCTGTTGAACGAGGGGCCTATCCATATCAGGCGCACCGGGCGGGATCGGTTTGACCGGACCCTAGCCAACCTCACCGTGAATGGTCGCGATGTAGGCAAGCTTATGGTGTCCGGCGGATATGCCCGCCAATGGACCGGACGGCGCGAGACGTGGTGCTAG
- a CDS encoding DUF4326 domain-containing protein: protein MRDWTLHTGPTHAKGPRMTDKQINTRPVRVQLSRKKGWRLPPNTASVARPHKWGNPFVLEWNERLRRFQVIRGGLVLHQCKDRFEAAHFAVSGFDNEIVGNLPVEELRGKNLACWCRLDQPCHADVLLELANPTPSIKAHGGAL from the coding sequence ATGCGAGACTGGACTCTCCACACCGGGCCTACACACGCGAAAGGACCGCGCATGACTGATAAGCAAATAAATACTCGACCTGTCCGCGTCCAGCTTTCGCGAAAGAAGGGATGGCGGTTGCCGCCTAACACCGCCTCAGTTGCGCGGCCTCATAAGTGGGGCAACCCGTTCGTGCTGGAATGGAACGAACGACTGCGTCGATTCCAGGTGATTAGGGGCGGTCTCGTTTTACATCAATGCAAGGACCGCTTTGAGGCTGCGCATTTCGCGGTGAGCGGCTTTGATAATGAGATCGTCGGTAACCTGCCTGTCGAAGAACTGCGCGGCAAAAACCTTGCCTGCTGGTGCCGCCTCGATCAGCCCTGCCATGCCGATGTGCTACTGGAACTGGCCAACCCCACCCCATCCATCAAAGCACATGGAGGTGCACTATGA
- a CDS encoding TIGR03013 family XrtA/PEP-CTERM system glycosyltransferase translates to MIRLFKHYIPHAVLLLGLFDLLLLIVAGEGAWLLRAAQIGTGPGSVYTRVVPLAAFAGTVWIAMISVGVYGTDALRSMRYACARLLVAISLGIIGLSVMDFLVPGATFWRSTLLYAMGFAILLLVANRLLIGSFIGTSAFRRRVLVLGAGKRAMRIKRLSEKDGSGFAVVSFLGMNEGALEVEEAIPRAAIHDLGRFVENIGASEVVLALEERRNALPLKDLVRVKTMGVHVNDFSSFMERETGRVDLDTLNPSWLIFSDGFSSGRVISSAAKRIFDVIASLTLLLLTLPVIALFAILVKMDSRGPAFFRQQRVGLYGRDFELVKLRSMATDAEKDGAKWASQNDPRVTRLGKFIRKVRIDELPQVWTVLTGKMSFVGPRPEVPQFVTDLDDKIPYYAERHMVKPGITGWAQINYPYGASVEDSRHKLEYDLYYAKNYTPFLDLLILLQTLRVVLWPEGAR, encoded by the coding sequence ATGATACGCCTGTTCAAACACTACATTCCGCATGCCGTGTTGCTGCTGGGATTGTTCGACCTGCTGCTGTTGATCGTGGCAGGCGAAGGCGCTTGGCTGTTGCGTGCGGCACAGATCGGTACGGGACCGGGGTCAGTGTATACGCGCGTCGTCCCGCTTGCGGCATTCGCCGGCACCGTCTGGATCGCGATGATCTCGGTCGGAGTGTATGGCACCGACGCCCTACGTTCGATGCGCTATGCGTGCGCCCGTCTGCTGGTGGCCATCAGCCTTGGTATCATCGGCTTGTCAGTGATGGATTTTCTCGTGCCGGGCGCCACATTCTGGCGCTCCACACTCCTTTACGCGATGGGTTTCGCCATCCTGCTATTGGTGGCGAACAGGCTGCTGATCGGCAGTTTCATCGGAACCTCCGCATTTCGCCGCCGTGTGCTGGTGCTGGGCGCTGGCAAGCGCGCGATGCGGATTAAGCGCCTTTCGGAAAAGGATGGTAGCGGTTTTGCCGTAGTGTCCTTCCTCGGCATGAATGAAGGCGCGCTGGAAGTGGAAGAGGCGATTCCGCGCGCGGCAATTCACGATCTGGGCCGGTTCGTGGAAAATATCGGCGCGAGCGAAGTGGTTCTGGCGCTGGAAGAGCGCCGCAATGCGTTGCCTTTGAAAGACCTTGTGCGGGTCAAGACCATGGGCGTACACGTCAATGATTTCAGTAGCTTCATGGAACGTGAGACGGGACGCGTCGATCTGGACACGCTCAATCCCAGCTGGTTGATTTTCTCCGACGGCTTCTCCTCGGGTCGGGTCATCTCCAGCGCCGCAAAACGCATCTTCGACGTAATTGCCAGCCTGACGCTATTGCTGCTGACGCTGCCGGTGATCGCGTTGTTCGCGATCCTTGTAAAAATGGACAGCCGCGGGCCGGCATTCTTCCGCCAACAAAGGGTCGGGCTGTATGGGCGCGATTTCGAACTGGTGAAGCTGCGCAGCATGGCCACCGATGCGGAAAAGGACGGTGCCAAATGGGCGTCGCAGAATGATCCGCGCGTTACCAGGTTGGGCAAGTTCATCCGCAAAGTGCGGATCGACGAATTGCCGCAAGTATGGACGGTGCTGACCGGCAAGATGAGCTTTGTGGGTCCCCGTCCGGAAGTGCCGCAATTCGTCACCGATCTCGACGACAAGATCCCCTATTATGCAGAACGGCACATGGTAAAGCCTGGCATAACGGGATGGGCGCAGATCAACTATCCTTATGGCGCTTCGGTCGAGGATTCCCGGCATAAGCTGGAATATGATCTGTATTATGCGAAGAATTACACCCCGTTTCTCGACCTGCTGATCCTGCTGCAAACGCTGCGCGTGGTATTGTGGCCGGAGGGCGCGCGCTGA
- the prsK gene encoding XrtA/PEP-CTERM system histidine kinase PrsK: protein MTLGSIHLWAIAGSATQIAGAAACLFVAVWLWRLPARRAKQRVPVTAALLATALWCLVSASWGSGAPLVNIAETMRNLAWLHVIYRQFQYDGRAERLTPVKPLVFALALVEGMQPLLVVLTAGLSGGQSLTMLAEQVSALLRMLFAVGTLMLLHNVYSVAARSQATAMRWAIAALALLLAFDLNYYTAGYLGDGFSPQLASLRGLIVVFVAAAILMTASARSADLRLRPSRAVAFQTLSLAVIGLYFGAMVVGARSLSLLGGDLGRLAQVGFVVVAAVFALVALPSDKLRGWLRVNVVKHLFKHRYDYRAEWLRFTQTIGRADRGDASFGERVVQAMADITDSPSGLLLLPSDDGALELGARFNWPTLDVPPRALPARIVSLFERHEFILDMDEARSGTDYHGELPAMPDWLIGEQRAWAIVPLLHFDQLTGVVILARPKHVRRLDWEDFDLLRIAGRQLASYMAEQASQRALLEANQFDDFNRRIAFVMHDIKNLASQMSLLAGNAEKHADNPAFHADMLVTLRNSSDKLETLLARLGRYGKSSQSQAQDVDLSELARKVAAHYVGTHPVQLSRDEQCIVAGDPEALEQALIHIVGNSVDASLVNMPVILDVSSDALEGRIEVSDSGCGMSAEFIREGLFKPFVSTKEGGFGIGAYEARELILAMGGRLDVDAREGLGSRFVIRLPIAAAAQLRTNHVSDESARDDAHVQHPNKVA from the coding sequence ATGACCCTTGGCTCCATCCACCTTTGGGCAATCGCCGGCAGCGCAACGCAGATTGCGGGCGCGGCGGCATGCCTGTTTGTGGCGGTCTGGTTATGGCGGCTTCCCGCCCGCCGCGCGAAGCAGCGTGTTCCCGTTACTGCCGCGCTTCTCGCAACAGCGCTGTGGTGCCTGGTGTCCGCGTCGTGGGGATCGGGTGCCCCGCTTGTGAATATCGCCGAAACGATGCGCAATCTTGCCTGGCTCCACGTCATTTATCGGCAGTTCCAGTATGACGGACGGGCCGAGCGGCTAACCCCTGTCAAACCGCTCGTATTTGCGTTGGCGCTGGTTGAAGGGATGCAGCCGCTGCTGGTAGTGCTGACCGCCGGTCTATCGGGCGGTCAGAGCCTTACCATGCTGGCCGAGCAGGTGTCCGCCCTGTTGCGGATGCTGTTCGCGGTGGGCACGTTGATGCTGCTGCACAACGTGTATTCGGTGGCGGCGCGGTCGCAAGCGACAGCCATGCGCTGGGCGATTGCAGCGCTGGCGCTGTTGCTGGCTTTCGATCTGAATTACTACACCGCCGGCTATCTTGGTGATGGGTTTTCTCCGCAACTGGCCAGTCTGCGCGGGTTGATCGTTGTGTTTGTCGCCGCGGCAATCTTGATGACGGCCAGCGCACGCAGCGCCGATTTGCGCCTGCGTCCATCGCGCGCAGTGGCATTCCAGACCCTGTCGCTCGCGGTAATCGGACTGTATTTCGGCGCGATGGTCGTGGGCGCGCGCTCGCTCAGCTTGCTGGGTGGGGACCTTGGTCGGCTGGCGCAAGTCGGTTTCGTCGTCGTGGCAGCGGTTTTTGCCCTGGTTGCCCTGCCGTCTGACAAGCTCCGCGGGTGGCTTCGCGTGAACGTCGTGAAACACCTGTTCAAACACCGATACGACTACCGGGCGGAGTGGCTGCGCTTCACCCAAACGATCGGCCGGGCGGATCGCGGCGACGCCAGTTTCGGGGAACGGGTGGTACAAGCGATGGCAGATATCACCGATAGCCCGTCGGGATTGTTGCTGCTGCCGTCGGACGATGGTGCGTTGGAACTTGGTGCGCGTTTCAACTGGCCGACCCTCGACGTGCCGCCGCGCGCATTGCCGGCGCGGATAGTGTCGCTGTTCGAACGGCATGAATTCATTCTGGACATGGACGAGGCCCGGTCCGGAACCGATTACCACGGTGAACTGCCCGCCATGCCGGACTGGCTGATCGGAGAACAACGCGCATGGGCTATCGTGCCTCTGCTGCATTTCGACCAGCTTACCGGCGTGGTCATTCTTGCACGGCCCAAGCACGTTCGCAGGCTGGACTGGGAAGATTTCGACCTCCTCCGCATCGCGGGTCGGCAACTGGCAAGTTACATGGCAGAACAGGCAAGCCAACGTGCCTTGCTGGAGGCCAACCAGTTCGACGATTTTAACCGGCGGATTGCGTTCGTGATGCATGATATTAAGAACCTTGCCAGCCAGATGTCGCTGCTTGCGGGCAATGCTGAGAAGCACGCGGATAATCCGGCCTTCCATGCCGATATGCTCGTCACCCTGCGTAATTCGTCCGACAAGCTTGAGACATTGCTGGCAAGGCTCGGCCGCTATGGCAAATCGTCGCAAAGCCAGGCGCAGGACGTCGACCTTTCCGAACTGGCTCGCAAGGTTGCCGCGCATTATGTCGGCACCCACCCGGTCCAGCTTTCGCGGGACGAGCAGTGCATTGTGGCTGGCGATCCCGAGGCGCTGGAACAGGCGTTGATCCACATTGTCGGCAACAGCGTCGATGCCAGTCTCGTCAATATGCCCGTCATTCTGGACGTGTCCAGCGACGCGCTGGAAGGTCGTATCGAAGTCAGCGATTCCGGCTGCGGCATGAGCGCCGAGTTCATTCGCGAAGGACTGTTCAAACCTTTCGTGTCGACCAAAGAAGGCGGCTTTGGTATCGGCGCGTATGAGGCGCGCGAGCTTATCCTCGCAATGGGCGGACGATTGGACGTCGATGCCCGGGAAGGGCTCGGTTCACGCTTCGTCATTCGCCTTCCGATAGCGGCAGCCGCGCAGCTGCGTACGAACCACGTTTCGGATGAATCCGCACGAGACGACGCACACGTACAACATCCGAACAAGGTTGCATGA
- the prsR gene encoding PEP-CTERM-box response regulator transcription factor, with protein sequence MPDTKPKLLIVEDDAGLQAQLKWAYEDFEVVQATNRDQALAALRSDMPAVVTLDLGLPPDPDGTTEGFAVLDEIMALKPDTKVIVASGHGARESALTAIERGAYDFYQKPVDIDTLGLIVRRAYELHRIEAENSRLAARVSQEQTVLGRIVTAAPEMSKVARTIERVADTSVSVMLLGASGTGKELIARGLHDASNRADGAFVAINCAAIPETLLESELFGHEKGAFTGAVKTTEGKIEQAHGGTLFLDEVGDIPLPLQVKLLRFIQERTIERIGGRKEIAVDTRIVCATHQNLEAMIGEGQFREDLFYRLAEIVVNIPTLADRPGDAVLLAKFFLGRFAAEMNPQVKGFAPDALAAIDGWGWPGNVRELENRVKRATIMADGKLVSAEDLDLGEDDDTQALNLKAAREVSDRKIIRHALSRSDGNISSTAKMLGISRPTLYDLLKQYDLQP encoded by the coding sequence ATGCCCGATACCAAACCCAAGCTGCTGATCGTGGAAGACGATGCCGGGCTGCAGGCGCAGCTGAAATGGGCGTATGAAGATTTCGAGGTTGTCCAGGCTACCAATCGCGATCAGGCTCTGGCCGCCTTGCGATCCGATATGCCGGCCGTGGTCACGCTGGATCTGGGCCTGCCGCCTGACCCTGACGGCACCACCGAAGGTTTCGCCGTGCTGGACGAAATCATGGCGCTGAAGCCCGACACGAAAGTGATCGTCGCATCTGGCCACGGCGCCCGCGAAAGCGCGCTGACGGCGATCGAACGCGGTGCTTACGATTTTTATCAGAAGCCGGTGGACATCGACACTTTGGGGCTGATCGTGCGCCGGGCGTATGAACTGCACCGGATCGAGGCAGAGAACAGCAGACTGGCAGCACGCGTGTCGCAGGAGCAGACCGTGCTTGGCCGGATTGTCACTGCCGCACCGGAAATGAGCAAGGTCGCCCGCACGATCGAACGGGTCGCGGATACGTCCGTGTCGGTCATGCTGCTGGGCGCGAGCGGTACCGGAAAGGAGCTGATTGCGCGGGGCCTGCATGATGCCAGCAATCGCGCGGATGGGGCATTCGTGGCGATCAATTGCGCTGCCATCCCCGAAACGCTGCTGGAAAGCGAACTGTTCGGCCATGAAAAGGGTGCGTTTACCGGCGCAGTAAAAACCACGGAGGGCAAGATCGAACAGGCCCATGGGGGGACGCTGTTCCTTGATGAAGTAGGTGACATCCCGCTGCCGTTACAAGTCAAATTGCTGCGCTTTATCCAGGAACGGACGATCGAGCGCATTGGCGGCCGGAAGGAAATTGCGGTGGACACCCGAATCGTGTGCGCCACCCACCAAAACCTGGAAGCAATGATCGGAGAAGGGCAATTCCGCGAAGACCTCTTCTACCGCCTCGCCGAAATCGTCGTGAATATCCCGACGCTCGCTGATCGGCCCGGCGACGCCGTGCTGCTGGCCAAATTCTTTCTCGGCCGGTTTGCTGCCGAAATGAACCCGCAGGTAAAAGGCTTTGCGCCTGATGCATTGGCCGCGATCGACGGATGGGGATGGCCGGGAAATGTGCGCGAACTGGAAAACCGGGTGAAGCGCGCCACCATCATGGCAGACGGCAAGCTGGTGTCCGCCGAAGATCTCGATCTGGGCGAGGACGACGATACACAGGCGCTGAACCTGAAGGCAGCACGTGAAGTGTCGGACCGCAAGATCATCCGGCATGCCCTGAGCCGGAGCGACGGCAATATCTCCAGCACTGCAAAGATGCTCGGCATCAGCCGGCCCACCTTGTACGATTTGCTCAAGCAGTATGATCTTCAGCCCTAA
- a CDS encoding tetratricopeptide repeat protein: protein MIFSPKTHSAILLACCTLLAACGGGPDTPDTRGDVAALLADGDGFSAELRLRQKLEDGAGEAEIAADMGEAEMLQGELGEARRWLAPGAFTPDTAARGFLQLGRLEMREGNLAAAGQAFDRSAAIDDENPELWVDIGRLRYRGGEQAQAVEASERAVELGPNHAAALQFHGQLVRDSDGMDAALPWFERALKSNPDDAELLGEYAATLGETGRAKEMLAAIRRMTEIAPGHPRAYYLQAVLAARANQFDLARSLLSRSGNLDRNVPAAMLLSGLIDLENGNYSSAAQMFDRLYRLQPDNGRVRDLLARALSLSGADGELIYRMGEAASRPGSSPYLLELIGRAQERVGNRKAAADVLARAAQPRSANLAALRGNTPLNVAQTRGAASGRDALALVRALIVDGQFDAAASSGAAIRRRFPGSADALGLAADASLADTQILEAIEFYRRSADIRRPWPLTRRMIAAYRALYRQDDAVSLLERHLAGDPGNHEAAAMLGVVMAERGDWIRAVAALDHAIAHGASRDPEMLALRAQAALRLRRLEEARAFAVKAYAVQPMNRFATLTLGLTLGKEEGRDVFLEKAGAISTR from the coding sequence ATGATCTTCAGCCCTAAAACCCATTCAGCGATATTGCTTGCTTGCTGCACGCTGCTTGCCGCGTGTGGAGGCGGTCCGGACACACCTGACACAAGGGGCGATGTTGCCGCGCTGCTGGCGGATGGTGACGGATTTTCTGCCGAACTGCGCCTTCGTCAGAAGCTCGAGGATGGAGCGGGCGAGGCCGAAATCGCTGCCGACATGGGCGAAGCGGAAATGTTGCAGGGCGAATTGGGGGAAGCGCGCCGTTGGCTCGCACCCGGTGCGTTCACGCCAGATACGGCCGCGCGCGGCTTCCTGCAGCTTGGGCGGCTGGAGATGCGAGAGGGCAATCTGGCTGCTGCGGGACAAGCGTTCGACCGGTCGGCGGCGATCGATGACGAAAACCCGGAACTATGGGTGGATATCGGGCGCCTGCGTTATCGCGGCGGGGAGCAGGCGCAGGCAGTCGAGGCAAGCGAGCGCGCTGTGGAACTGGGGCCAAACCACGCCGCTGCCTTGCAGTTTCACGGCCAGCTCGTGCGCGATTCCGATGGTATGGACGCCGCCCTGCCGTGGTTCGAACGTGCCCTGAAAAGCAATCCCGATGATGCCGAACTGCTGGGTGAATATGCGGCCACGTTGGGAGAGACCGGCCGCGCAAAGGAAATGCTGGCCGCCATTAGAAGGATGACCGAGATAGCGCCCGGTCATCCGCGCGCATACTATCTGCAAGCGGTCCTGGCAGCACGGGCGAACCAGTTCGATCTTGCGCGGTCGCTCTTGTCACGCAGCGGCAACCTCGACCGGAATGTCCCCGCGGCGATGCTCCTGTCCGGCCTCATAGACCTCGAGAACGGCAATTATTCCAGCGCCGCGCAGATGTTTGACCGGCTGTATCGGCTACAGCCCGATAATGGCCGCGTACGCGACCTGCTGGCGCGCGCGCTGTCGCTCTCCGGAGCCGATGGCGAGTTGATCTACCGCATGGGCGAGGCCGCCAGTCGCCCCGGAAGCAGCCCCTATCTGCTCGAGCTAATTGGTAGGGCGCAGGAACGGGTGGGCAACCGCAAGGCCGCGGCGGATGTACTGGCACGTGCGGCGCAGCCTCGCAGTGCCAACCTGGCCGCGTTGCGAGGCAACACACCGCTTAACGTGGCGCAAACGCGCGGAGCGGCGAGCGGCCGCGATGCATTGGCGCTGGTGCGCGCGCTGATCGTGGATGGTCAGTTTGATGCCGCCGCCAGCAGCGGCGCCGCGATCCGCCGCCGCTTTCCCGGTTCTGCCGACGCGTTGGGGTTGGCCGCCGATGCAAGCCTTGCCGATACGCAGATACTGGAAGCGATCGAGTTTTACCGACGATCGGCAGATATTCGCAGGCCCTGGCCGCTCACCCGCCGCATGATCGCCGCTTATCGCGCGCTCTACCGCCAAGACGATGCCGTATCGCTGTTGGAACGGCATCTGGCGGGCGATCCCGGCAATCACGAAGCGGCGGCCATGTTGGGCGTGGTCATGGCCGAGCGTGGGGACTGGATTCGTGCGGTGGCCGCACTCGATCACGCTATTGCGCATGGCGCGTCGCGTGATCCGGAAATGCTGGCTTTGCGCGCGCAGGCGGCGTTGCGGCTACGCCGTCTGGAAGAGGCGCGCGCTTTTGCTGTCAAGGCCTACGCCGTCCAGCCGATGAACCGCTTCGCTACGCTAACCCTAGGCCTGACACTTGGCAAAGAGGAGGGGCGCGACGTGTTCCTCGAAAAGGCCGGTGCGATTTCGACGAGATAG
- a CDS encoding bile acid:sodium symporter produces the protein MRMLARLFDPMVRLLLLAIAFAVILPATGDARVVAGWISDGAIFLLFLLNGLRLSRSDVAGGLRNLRVMLPLVAWCYGAMALAGLGLWHVTASVLPPMLALGFLFLGTLSSTVQSATAYTSMAGGNGATSVVAAALLNILGVFVTAPLFSVLGGGGAVTFGSEALIRIALILLLPFAIGQMFQVRMARWTAANRPLIGWMDRIAIGIAVYVAMSGAVAEGLGTRVDPAAWGWLGAGVAVFLLFGFGGAWTAGGALRLPRGDRIAFLFAGAQKSTAMGVPLASILFTPAMAGLVIVPLLAYHLLQLVVSAPIAQRLTRQALP, from the coding sequence ATGAGAATGCTTGCCCGCCTGTTCGATCCGATGGTCCGGCTGTTACTGCTTGCCATCGCATTCGCCGTAATCTTGCCTGCGACCGGCGATGCGCGCGTGGTCGCAGGCTGGATCAGCGACGGCGCGATCTTTCTCCTGTTCCTGCTGAACGGATTGCGGCTTTCGCGCAGCGATGTTGCAGGTGGTTTGCGAAATTTGCGTGTGATGCTGCCACTGGTCGCTTGGTGCTATGGCGCGATGGCGCTGGCGGGGCTGGGCTTGTGGCACGTAACCGCATCGGTCTTGCCACCGATGCTGGCGCTCGGGTTTCTGTTCCTCGGCACGCTGTCATCCACCGTGCAATCGGCAACGGCATATACTTCGATGGCAGGCGGCAATGGCGCGACATCGGTAGTGGCCGCAGCCTTGCTCAACATCCTCGGCGTATTTGTCACTGCTCCCTTGTTTTCGGTATTGGGGGGCGGCGGGGCCGTAACGTTCGGTTCCGAAGCGCTGATACGCATCGCACTGATCCTGTTGTTACCGTTTGCGATCGGTCAGATGTTTCAAGTCCGCATGGCGCGCTGGACTGCGGCCAATCGCCCGCTGATTGGCTGGATGGACCGTATCGCCATCGGGATCGCGGTTTATGTCGCTATGTCCGGCGCGGTTGCCGAAGGGCTGGGAACGCGCGTCGATCCGGCGGCGTGGGGCTGGCTTGGTGCGGGTGTGGCGGTATTTTTGCTCTTCGGCTTCGGCGGAGCTTGGACAGCAGGCGGTGCTCTCCGGCTGCCGCGCGGCGATCGTATCGCGTTCCTGTTTGCGGGCGCGCAGAAAAGCACTGCGATGGGCGTACCGCTGGCCAGCATCCTGTTTACGCCGGCGATGGCCGGGCTCGTGATTGTGCCGTTACTGGCCTATCACCTGCTGCAACTAGTCGTCTCCGCGCCCATCGCACAGCGCCTTACTCGGCAGGCGCTTCCCTGA
- a CDS encoding DUF475 domain-containing protein, protein MATLLRFYTLSIIFTVVCLGLAVWYGWASTGTVSGTLALLWIVIVLSVLEVSLSFDNAVVNASVLKDMDEVWQRRFLTWGIAFAVFGMRIVFPLAIVAIAAGIGPMQAIDLSLNDPEEYERLVSSAHVSIAGFGGAFLAMVGLKFFFDGEKDIHWISAVEKFLARFSALPAAEIAILLLVLWGIAGLLTPDDALTFLTAGILGLVTFIAVEGVSTLLELKEEAARARGAIVRSGLGGFLYLNILDASFSFDGVIGAFALSNNMVVIALGLSIGAMFVRSMTIHLVKKGTLAEYRFLEHGAFWAIIALGAIMLLSAKFHIPETITGLIGATLIGISLWWSVRHNRAEARNTGAALREAPAE, encoded by the coding sequence ATGGCCACGCTGCTGCGCTTCTACACGCTTTCGATCATCTTCACCGTTGTCTGCCTAGGCCTGGCCGTATGGTATGGCTGGGCCAGCACCGGCACGGTATCAGGTACACTGGCGCTACTGTGGATCGTGATTGTATTATCCGTACTGGAAGTATCGCTAAGCTTTGACAACGCGGTGGTGAACGCCAGCGTCCTGAAGGATATGGACGAGGTCTGGCAGCGGCGCTTTCTTACCTGGGGGATCGCCTTTGCCGTATTCGGGATGCGGATCGTGTTTCCGCTCGCGATCGTGGCGATTGCTGCAGGCATCGGCCCGATGCAGGCGATCGACCTATCGCTCAATGATCCGGAAGAATACGAACGACTGGTCAGTTCCGCCCATGTCAGCATTGCCGGGTTCGGGGGCGCGTTCCTCGCTATGGTTGGCCTCAAGTTCTTCTTCGACGGTGAAAAAGACATTCACTGGATCAGCGCGGTGGAGAAATTTCTCGCGCGCTTTTCCGCCCTGCCCGCGGCGGAGATTGCCATCCTTTTGCTCGTGCTGTGGGGCATTGCAGGCCTGCTTACGCCCGACGACGCGCTGACCTTCCTGACCGCCGGAATACTCGGTCTGGTCACGTTCATCGCCGTCGAAGGGGTCAGCACGCTGCTGGAGTTGAAAGAAGAGGCAGCGCGCGCCCGTGGAGCAATCGTGCGTAGCGGTCTGGGCGGGTTCCTTTATCTCAACATCCTCGATGCGAGCTTCAGCTTCGACGGGGTGATCGGGGCCTTCGCGCTGTCCAACAATATGGTAGTGATCGCACTGGGTCTGTCGATCGGCGCGATGTTCGTGCGCTCGATGACAATCCATCTTGTGAAAAAGGGAACTTTGGCCGAATACCGGTTCCTGGAACACGGCGCGTTCTGGGCCATCATTGCGCTGGGAGCGATCATGCTACTGTCGGCCAAGTTCCACATTCCCGAAACCATCACCGGTCTGATCGGTGCAACGTTGATCGGTATTTCGCTTTGGTGGTCGGTCCGGCACAACCGGGCCGAGGCGCGAAACACGGGAGCAGCGCTCAGGGAAGCGCCTGCCGAGTAA
- the panB gene encoding 3-methyl-2-oxobutanoate hydroxymethyltransferase: MSTTFQLDTATSRANPTPAPMKRLTVPRIRGRKVDGVTADPLVMLTAYTARQAQLLDAHCDLLLVGDSLGQVIYGLPSTVPVTMDMMANHAAAVVRGSYHAVVVVDMPFGAYEASPQLAFESAATLLKASGAAAVKLEGGEAMAETVAFLTQRGIPVMGHVGLTPQAVNMLGGYMARGRSDAEADKIVSDARTLDEAGAFAVVVEGVVEPIAIAVTEAIACPTIGIGASARCDGQVLVTEDMLGMFERVPRFVKKYENIAETIENTVKQYAAEVQDRSFPTAEQTYQPKG; this comes from the coding sequence ATGTCCACCACCTTCCAGCTCGACACGGCAACCAGCCGCGCCAATCCTACACCCGCGCCGATGAAGCGCCTTACGGTGCCGCGCATCCGTGGCCGCAAGGTGGACGGTGTAACAGCCGATCCGCTGGTGATGCTTACTGCCTATACCGCGCGGCAGGCACAGTTGCTGGATGCGCATTGCGACCTGTTGCTCGTGGGGGATTCGCTGGGTCAAGTCATTTACGGCCTCCCCTCCACTGTCCCTGTGACGATGGATATGATGGCTAACCATGCCGCCGCCGTGGTGCGGGGAAGCTATCATGCCGTTGTGGTCGTCGACATGCCCTTCGGAGCGTATGAAGCCAGCCCGCAGCTGGCGTTTGAAAGCGCCGCCACGCTCCTGAAGGCGAGCGGCGCGGCTGCCGTCAAGCTGGAAGGGGGCGAGGCCATGGCCGAAACCGTCGCCTTCCTGACCCAGCGCGGCATCCCGGTAATGGGGCATGTCGGCCTGACTCCGCAGGCGGTAAACATGCTCGGCGGCTATATGGCGCGCGGACGCAGCGATGCAGAGGCGGACAAGATCGTCAGCGATGCGCGCACGCTAGACGAAGCAGGCGCATTTGCCGTGGTGGTGGAAGGCGTCGTTGAACCGATCGCGATTGCCGTGACCGAAGCGATTGCCTGCCCTACTATCGGCATCGGCGCGTCGGCCCGCTGCGATGGGCAAGTGCTTGTTACCGAAGATATGCTGGGGATGTTCGAACGGGTACCGCGCTTCGTGAAGAAATATGAAAACATTGCGGAAACCATCGAGAACACCGTGAAGCAATACGCTGCCGAAGTGCAGGACCGCAGCTTCCCCACCGCCGAACAGACTTACCAGCCCAAGGGCTGA